The genome window CCGATCGCCGCGGTGCAGGCCTTCTACGTGATGGCGGCCGGCCTGTCGAAAGCGCGCGGCCTCGACCCGGACCGTCCCCGCCACCTGAGCAAAGTCACCAAGACCAACTGAGCATGAACGCACCCGCACAAGACTATCTCGACCTTGCCGGCCAACTGATGATGGTGCGGCTGTTCGGCACCGAACTCAATGCCGACACCGAGGCCTTCCTGCGCGCCCACAAGGTGCGCGGCGCCTGCCTGTTCCGCCAGAACATGACGGACGCGGCCCAGCTGACCCGCTTCACCGGGGCCCTGCGCGAGGCCATGGGGCCGGAGGCCCTGATCGGCCTCGACCAGGAAGGCGGCGCCGTGGTGCGCTCGACCTGGGTGCCGGCCCCGCCGAGCGCCATGTCGCTCGGCGCGGCCAACGATCCGGATCTCGCGCGCGAAGTCGGCGCGGCCGTGGCGCGCGCGGTGCGCGCCCTCGGCTTCAACTGGAACTTCGCGCCGGTGCTGGACCTGAACAACAATCCGCACAACCCGGTGATCGCCGAGCGCTCCTTCGGCGCCGACCCCGAGACCGCGACCCGCATCGCCCTGGCCTGGATGGAAGGCAGCGAGCGCGAAGGCGTGGCCTGCTGCGTCAAGCACTTCCCCGGCCACGGCGACACCCATGTCGATTCGCACCGCGACCTGCCGAGCGTGGACAAGCCGCTGGCGGAGCTGGAGCGTTTCGAGTTCGCGCCCTTCCGCATCGCCGCGCCTCACGCGCCGGCGGTCATGACGGCCCATATCGTCTACCCGGCGCTCGACCCCGAGCACCCGGCCACGATGTCGCGCCGCATCCTGACCGGCATCCTGCGCGAGCAGTTCGGCTACCAGGGCGTGATCATCACCGACGGCATGGACATGCACGCCATCGCCCACCGCTACGCCGCCGGCCAGGCCGCCGCCAACGCGCTGGTCGCGGGCGCGGACATGGTGATGGCGATCGGGTCGCGCGAGACCCAGGTCGAGACCGTGCATGCGATCGCCGCCGCGATCCGCGACGGCCTGCTGCCGCTGCCCGAAGTCGAAGCGCGCCTGGCGCGCCTGTCGGCCCTGGCCAAGGCGCATCCGGCCGGCGCGCTCGCCTACGCGCAGGAAAGCGATGACCGCGCCCTGATGGCGCGCGCCTGGCGCGCGGGCCTGAGCCTGTTGGGCCAGCCGCAGCGTCCGGCCAAAGGGAGCAAGATCCGCCTGGTGGCGCGCCAGGATGTGGTCAGCGATGGGGTGTCGGAAGCCGGCGTGCCGGCCGCCCAGATCGCCGCCGCGCTGGGCCGCCTGTACGAGGTGGAGCTGACGACCTTCGCCGACCCCGAGACCTTCGACTGGAGCGCCCTGCCCCAGGACGGACGCTTCACCATCCTCGCCTCGACCTCGCGCCGCCGCTACGGCCCACATGCGCGCGCGACCTGGAAGCCGGATCTGCATATTGCTTTGTGGAATCCGTATCAGGCCTTGGACTTCGCTGCGCCGGCGGTGATGACCTATGGCTTCGCGCCGCCGGCCGTGGAGGCTGCGGTCGCCTGGCTGGGTGGGGAGATCGAAGCATCGGGCCGCTGCCCGGTGCCGGGCTTCAACTGATTTAAGGTTCGCAGACCAGCGGATCATTTTGTAGTCGCAAGCCTCAAGACCGTCATTCCGGCGAAGGCCGGAATCCAAGTTCAGCTGAGCAGCCAATCAAACAAACTTGGGTTCCGGCCTTCGCCGGAACGACGGTCTTGGGGCTAACAAAGCCTTGTAGAGCCTTCTGTGCCATCAAGGCCTAGATGGGTCGGGCACACAATTTCACACCCACGATTCAACCATCCACCCCACTCAAGCGTTACTACCCCTGCACGCGTGCTCCCCATGACACTCGTGGTAACGCTATGTAACCGTATGCACGCGCCCACCGCGCCCTGCGGCACAATTGCCGAGCCCGAGAATGCAGTTTGTGGGACAATGCACGCTTTGTCCAAGATGGCATTTTCGCACTATTGGCGAAAGCGCACGTCGCTCATTTTTTGTCTTGATTGAAGGATACTCCATGGCTCAATTCCGTCTTGCCCGCCTCTGCCTGATGCTGGCCGCCGTCGGCCTGACTACTCCGGCCCTGATGACCAGTGCCCACGCCCAGCAAAAAGCCGACGCGCCGGCAGCCGCCGCAGCGCCGAAGGACACCGTGCGCCCCGAGCTGTTCAAGCTGCTCGACCCGGCCGCGATCAAGCCGTTGATGGACGCCAAGAACTACGCCGAAATCCAGAACCGCGTCACCCAGGCCGAAGCCATCCCGAACCGCACCCCCTACGAAGACTTCGTGCTCAACCGCATGAAGCTGACCCTCGGCTCGGCCACCAACAACAACGCGATCACCCTGCCGGCCCTGGAAGCCGTGATCAACTCGGGCCGCCTGCAGCCTGAAGAACAGGCTAACTTCATCCAGGCCATGGCCAACATGCACTTCAACGCCAAGGATTACCCGAAGGCGATCGAGTGGTTCAAGCGCTACCAGAAGGAAAGCTCGACCCCGGAAAAAGTGCGCCCCTCGCTGATCCGCTCCTACTACCTGAGCGGCGACTTCGCGACCGCGAAGACCGAACTGCTGCCGCTGATCAACGACCTGGAAAAGGCCGGCAAGGCCCCGAGCGAGGAAGACCTGCGCCTGCTGGCCTCGGCGGCCAACAAGGTCAAGGATGACGCGACCTACCTGGTGGGCCTGGAGAAGCTGGCCAACTACTACCCGAACGACGATTTCTGGACCGACCTGCTGAACCGCGGCGTGGCGCGCAAGCCGGGCTTCGACGCCAACACCAACATGGTCAACGTGTACCGCCTGGAATTCGCCGCCGTCAAGCAGATGGCGCCGGAAGAGTACGTCGACCTGGCCGAGCTGGCCATGCGCGACGGCTTCCCGGCCGAAGCCAAGAAGGTGATGGACGCCGGCTTCGCCAACGGCGTGCTGGGCAAGGGCGGCAACGCCAAGACCCACACCGCCCTGCGCGACAAGGCGACCAAGGGCGCGGCCGACGACGCCAAGACCATCGCCGCCGGCGAAGCCGCGGCCGCCAAGGCCAAGACCGGCGCCGGCCTGGTCAACCTGGGCTGGGCTTACGCCACCATGGACCAGGGCGACAAGGGTGTGCCCTTCATCCAGCAGGGTATCGCCAAGGGCGGCCTGAAGAATCCGGAAGAAGCCAAGCTGCGCCTGGGCATGGCCCAGGTTCGCGCCGGCAAGC of Massilia sp. KIM contains these proteins:
- the nagZ gene encoding beta-N-acetylhexosaminidase — translated: MNAPAQDYLDLAGQLMMVRLFGTELNADTEAFLRAHKVRGACLFRQNMTDAAQLTRFTGALREAMGPEALIGLDQEGGAVVRSTWVPAPPSAMSLGAANDPDLAREVGAAVARAVRALGFNWNFAPVLDLNNNPHNPVIAERSFGADPETATRIALAWMEGSEREGVACCVKHFPGHGDTHVDSHRDLPSVDKPLAELERFEFAPFRIAAPHAPAVMTAHIVYPALDPEHPATMSRRILTGILREQFGYQGVIITDGMDMHAIAHRYAAGQAAANALVAGADMVMAIGSRETQVETVHAIAAAIRDGLLPLPEVEARLARLSALAKAHPAGALAYAQESDDRALMARAWRAGLSLLGQPQRPAKGSKIRLVARQDVVSDGVSEAGVPAAQIAAALGRLYEVELTTFADPETFDWSALPQDGRFTILASTSRRRYGPHARATWKPDLHIALWNPYQALDFAAPAVMTYGFAPPAVEAAVAWLGGEIEASGRCPVPGFN